A stretch of Streptomyces vietnamensis DNA encodes these proteins:
- a CDS encoding shikimate dehydrogenase gives MTTSYLTGLIGSGIGPSLSPALHEREADRHGIRLLYRTLDIHTLDVEPEDVGDIIHAARFLGFDGVNITHPCKQLVIEHLDELAPEAAELGAVNTVVFQDGRAVGHNTDVTGFAQSFARGLPDAPTRDVVQLGAGGAGAAVAHALLTLGVDRLTVLDTDSGRARTLADALTRRFGPGRAAAGFAAEAAERLARADGLVHATPTGMAAHPGLPVPAALLRPDLWVADVVYRPLETALLREARAIGCRTLDGGGMAVFQAADAFRLFTGLEPHTERMLADLTDLTATAA, from the coding sequence ATGACCACCTCGTATCTCACCGGACTGATCGGCTCCGGGATCGGCCCGTCCCTCAGCCCCGCCCTGCACGAACGCGAGGCCGACCGGCACGGCATCCGCCTCCTCTACCGCACGCTCGACATCCACACGCTCGACGTCGAGCCCGAGGACGTCGGCGACATCATCCACGCCGCCCGCTTCCTCGGCTTCGACGGCGTCAACATCACCCACCCCTGCAAGCAGCTCGTCATCGAGCACCTCGACGAACTCGCTCCCGAGGCCGCCGAACTCGGTGCCGTCAACACCGTCGTCTTCCAGGACGGCCGCGCCGTCGGGCACAACACCGACGTCACCGGCTTCGCCCAGTCCTTCGCCCGCGGCCTGCCCGACGCCCCCACCCGTGACGTCGTCCAGCTCGGCGCGGGCGGCGCCGGCGCCGCCGTCGCCCACGCCCTGCTCACCCTCGGCGTCGACCGGCTCACCGTCCTCGACACCGACTCCGGCCGGGCCCGCACCCTCGCCGACGCGCTGACCAGGCGCTTCGGGCCCGGGCGGGCCGCCGCCGGATTCGCCGCCGAGGCAGCCGAACGGCTCGCCCGCGCCGACGGGCTCGTGCACGCCACTCCGACCGGCATGGCCGCCCACCCCGGTCTCCCCGTCCCCGCCGCCCTGCTGCGACCGGACCTCTGGGTCGCCGACGTCGTCTACCGCCCGCTGGAGACCGCCCTGCTCCGCGAGGCCCGCGCGATCGGCTGCCGCACCCTCGACGGCGGCGGCATGGCCGTCTTCCAGGCCGCCGACGCCTTCCGGCTCTTCACCGGTCTCGAACCGCACACCGAGCGGATGCTCGCCGACCTCACCGACCTGACCGCCACCGCGGCCTGA